In Oryza sativa Japonica Group chromosome 11, ASM3414082v1, the following are encoded in one genomic region:
- the LOC9267466 gene encoding putative gamma-glutamylcyclotransferase At3g02910 translates to MRSVQTPVEQKLSNGGGGVEAATMVFVYGTLKRGFPNHPLLAASGSPLVGAASTATPASLVVGPYSVPFLLPRPSSSSGSHLVSGELYAVSPRALVDLDALEGTHLGVYERRKVTVVVEGGSGEVVEAEAYFAHTSYMEALWLRCGGEAAEIGEYTMEHAAKYVPPSCRSPDASGLMHAIHVFLLATSPSP, encoded by the exons ATGAGGAGCGTCCAAACTCCAGTGGAGCAGAAATTGAGCAATGGAGGGGGAGGAGTGGAGGCGGCGACAATGGTGTTCGTGTACGGCACCCTGAAGCGTGGTTTCCCCAACCAccctctcctcgccgcctccggttCCCCCTTGGTTGGTgctgcctccaccgccaccccgGCCTCGCTTGTTGTGGGGCCCTACTCTGTTCCGTTCCTCCTCCCCAGGCCAAGTTCATCCTCCGGTAGCCATCTCGTCTCCGGCGAGCTCTACGCCGTGTCCCCCCGCGCCCTAGTTGACCTCGATGCCCTCGAG GGCACCCACCTGGGTGTGTATGAGCGGCGCAAAGTGACCGTGGTAGTTGAGGGAGGATCAGGAGAGGTAGTGGAGGCGGAGGCCTATTTCGCACACACGAGCTACATGGAGGCCCTGTGGCTGCGCTGCGGTGGCGAGGCAGCTGAGATCGGCGAGTATACCATGGAACACGCGGCCAAGTACGTCCCTCCTAGCTGCCGATCTCCCGATGCCTCTGGTCTTATGCATGCCATCcatgtcttcctcctcgccaccTCTCCATCTCCCTGA